One genomic window of Polaromonas sp. SP1 includes the following:
- a CDS encoding tetratricopeptide repeat protein → MAKHLDLEEQEQLDELKHFWKQYGDLITWGLIVILGAFAAWNGYQYWQRDQAAKASVMYEEVERSVESGDTARIDRSLADMKDRFGGTSYAQQAGLLAARAYYDKGNVDASRAALTWVAEKSSDEGYKAVARLRLAGLLLEKKAYDEALQQVSGSFPKGFTALAADRRGDIFSAQGKKAEASTEYEKAYKELDERAEYRRLVEVKLNSLGVDPAQTKSATTVPNSEVKK, encoded by the coding sequence ATGGCAAAACATCTCGATTTGGAAGAACAGGAACAGCTTGATGAACTCAAGCACTTCTGGAAGCAGTACGGCGACCTGATTACCTGGGGGCTGATCGTCATATTGGGTGCTTTTGCCGCCTGGAACGGTTACCAATACTGGCAGCGCGACCAGGCCGCGAAGGCTTCCGTCATGTATGAGGAAGTGGAACGCTCCGTGGAGTCGGGCGATACCGCAAGGATTGATCGTTCGCTGGCCGACATGAAAGACCGTTTTGGCGGCACCAGCTACGCCCAGCAGGCAGGTCTGCTCGCTGCCAGGGCCTACTACGACAAGGGAAATGTCGACGCTTCCCGTGCCGCCTTGACGTGGGTTGCAGAAAAGTCATCCGACGAGGGTTATAAGGCCGTGGCCCGTTTGCGTCTGGCCGGGCTCCTTCTGGAAAAGAAGGCTTACGATGAAGCGCTTCAGCAGGTTTCAGGCTCTTTCCCCAAAGGTTTTACGGCACTCGCTGCCGACCGCCGTGGGGACATTTTCTCGGCCCAGGGCAAAAAAGCCGAGGCCAGCACCGAATATGAAAAAGCCTACAAAGAGCTCGACGAGCGCGCCGAGTACCGGCGTCTTGTTGAAGTCAAACTCAATTCGCTGGGCGTCGACCCGGCGCAAACCAAATCCGCAACCACAGTGCCGAACTCCGAGGTGAAGAAATGA
- the hisS gene encoding histidine--tRNA ligase encodes MVEKTTATAVEKPALAKTEKLLAVKGMNDILPPESARWEWFESKVRALMARYAYANVRTPIVEPTALFVRGLGEVTDIVEKEMYSFVDSMNGDKLTLRPEATAGIVRAMIEHNTLYNGPMRVWSAVTLFRHERPQKGRYRQFHQIDVEALGFAGPDVDAEQILMCRALLRDLGIPMEHVRLELNSLGQPAERMAHRAALIAYFEAHADVLDEDARRRLHSNPLRILDTKNPAMQALVEAAPQLMDFLGEASLSHLNAVRAVLDAVGLTYRINPRLVRGMDYYNLTVFEWITDKLGSQGTVCGGGRYDGLFEQLGGKPTPAVGWGMGVERMLLLLDAVGVLPPVSHPDAYAIVPSAHEMPAAMAACEALRAAGIRVQMHGGTSEGMGSMKSQFKKADGSGARYALIFGEAELAQGCVAVKPLRGEKDQPLQAQALRPLGDVAAWARTLHD; translated from the coding sequence ATGGTTGAAAAAACAACTGCCACTGCGGTGGAGAAGCCCGCTTTGGCGAAGACAGAAAAACTGCTCGCCGTCAAAGGCATGAACGACATCCTGCCGCCCGAATCGGCCCGTTGGGAGTGGTTTGAGTCCAAGGTGCGTGCGCTGATGGCCCGCTACGCCTACGCCAATGTCCGTACACCCATCGTTGAGCCCACGGCGCTGTTCGTACGCGGCCTCGGCGAAGTCACCGATATCGTCGAGAAGGAGATGTACTCCTTCGTGGATTCGATGAACGGCGACAAGCTCACGCTGCGCCCCGAAGCCACCGCCGGCATCGTGCGCGCGATGATTGAGCACAACACGCTGTACAACGGGCCGATGCGGGTCTGGTCGGCCGTGACGCTGTTTCGTCACGAGCGTCCGCAGAAAGGCCGCTACCGCCAGTTCCACCAGATCGATGTCGAGGCATTGGGTTTTGCCGGCCCCGACGTGGACGCCGAGCAGATCCTCATGTGCCGCGCGCTGTTGCGTGACCTCGGCATTCCGATGGAGCACGTGCGGCTCGAACTCAACAGTTTGGGCCAGCCCGCCGAGCGCATGGCGCACCGCGCCGCACTGATTGCGTATTTCGAAGCGCATGCCGACGTGCTGGACGAAGATGCCCGGCGCCGTTTGCACAGCAATCCGCTGCGCATCCTTGATACCAAGAATCCCGCGATGCAGGCGCTTGTCGAGGCCGCTCCGCAGCTGATGGACTTTCTCGGGGAAGCATCGCTCTCGCACCTGAACGCAGTGCGCGCGGTGCTTGACGCGGTGGGGCTCACCTATCGCATCAATCCGCGCCTGGTGCGCGGCATGGACTACTACAACCTCACCGTATTTGAATGGATCACTGACAAGCTCGGTTCGCAGGGCACAGTCTGCGGCGGTGGTCGCTATGACGGCCTGTTCGAGCAGCTCGGCGGCAAACCGACGCCGGCGGTCGGCTGGGGCATGGGCGTTGAGCGCATGCTGCTGCTGCTCGATGCGGTGGGGGTGCTGCCGCCTGTGAGTCATCCCGATGCCTATGCGATCGTCCCGTCGGCGCATGAGATGCCGGCTGCCATGGCGGCCTGTGAAGCCTTGCGCGCTGCCGGCATCCGCGTGCAGATGCACGGTGGAACCAGCGAAGGCATGGGAAGCATGAAATCCCAATTCAAGAAGGCCGACGGCAGCGGGGCGCGCTATGCGCTGATTTTCGGGGAGGCCGAACTCGCCCAGGGCTGCGTGGCCGTCAAACCGCTGCGTGGCGAAAAAGACCAGCCCCTTCAGGCCCAGGCGCTGCGGCCTCTGGGCGATGTGGCCGCCTGGGCCCGCACCTTGCACGACTGA
- a CDS encoding ATP phosphoribosyltransferase regulatory subunit: protein MPAWSSSWQLPDQIADVLPSEARHIEELRRLFLDTARSYGYELVMPPLLEHLESLLTGTGEALDLQTFKLVDQLSGRTLGLRADTTPQVARIDAHLLNRNGVARLCYCGPVLHTRTDRPHATREPLQFGAEIYGHAGLEADLEAQQLALEGLKAAGVTDLSVDMADVRIVNSLLAGATVNAKTLALIHAALAAKDASELASLVAGLKDGISAEAREGLKALLQLYGDEKVLAEAEKVLPPSTGLKAALQNLKWLAAHTGGEKGDVKVSFDLADLRGYAYYSGTRFAIYGQGAELARGGRYDEVGAVFGRNRPAAGFSLDLKELVSVLPPRPLKAAIRAPWGEDAGLRAAIARLRAGGETVACVLPGHEHEVNEFDCDRELANAAGQWVVQPLQKAA from the coding sequence ATGCCCGCCTGGTCGTCATCATGGCAATTGCCCGATCAAATTGCCGATGTCCTGCCCTCCGAGGCGCGCCACATCGAAGAGCTGCGCCGCCTGTTTCTGGACACGGCCCGCAGCTATGGCTATGAACTCGTCATGCCGCCCTTGCTGGAGCACCTGGAGTCGCTCCTGACAGGCACCGGCGAAGCGCTGGATTTGCAGACGTTCAAGCTGGTCGACCAGCTCTCCGGCCGCACTTTGGGATTGCGCGCCGATACCACGCCCCAGGTGGCCCGCATTGACGCCCACCTGCTCAACCGCAACGGGGTGGCCCGCCTTTGCTACTGCGGCCCCGTGCTGCACACCCGCACAGACCGCCCCCATGCCACCCGCGAGCCGCTGCAGTTCGGCGCCGAAATTTACGGCCACGCCGGGCTGGAGGCCGACCTTGAAGCCCAGCAATTGGCGCTTGAAGGTCTCAAGGCCGCCGGCGTCACCGATTTGAGCGTTGACATGGCCGATGTGCGCATCGTCAACAGCCTGCTGGCCGGCGCCACCGTCAACGCCAAAACCCTGGCGCTCATCCACGCTGCGCTCGCCGCCAAAGATGCCAGCGAGCTGGCAAGCCTCGTGGCCGGCCTCAAGGATGGCATTTCTGCCGAAGCGCGCGAGGGCCTCAAGGCGCTGCTGCAGCTCTACGGCGACGAGAAGGTGCTGGCGGAGGCGGAAAAAGTTTTGCCGCCTTCGACGGGCCTGAAGGCCGCCTTGCAAAACCTCAAATGGCTGGCGGCCCACACCGGCGGCGAAAAGGGCGACGTCAAGGTCAGTTTTGACCTGGCCGATTTGCGCGGCTATGCGTATTACAGCGGCACCCGCTTTGCCATCTACGGGCAGGGCGCCGAGCTGGCGCGGGGCGGCCGCTATGACGAAGTCGGCGCCGTCTTTGGCCGCAACCGTCCGGCGGCAGGCTTCAGCCTGGACTTGAAAGAGCTCGTCAGCGTGCTGCCTCCCCGGCCCCTGAAGGCCGCCATCCGCGCGCCCTGGGGTGAAGACGCCGGCCTGCGCGCGGCCATCGCCCGCCTGCGCGCCGGCGGTGAAACCGTGGCCTGCGTGTTGCCGGGCCATGAACACGAAGTCAATGAATTTGATTGCGACCGTGAACTGGCCAACGCTGCCGGTCAATGGGTGGTCCAACCCCTCCAGAAAGCCGCGTGA
- the hflX gene encoding GTPase HflX, whose protein sequence is MNAKPPLVLLVGVDLGLPNFDADLQELGLLAQTAGLQPVARVTCKRRAPDAALFIGTGKADEIKLLALDTGATEVLFDQSLSPAQQRNLERHLDMPVNDRTLLILEIFAQRARSHEGKLQVELARLQYMSTRLVRRWSHLERQTGGAGVRGGPGEKQIELDKRMIGDAIKRTKERLGKVKKQRQTQRKQRERRNSFTISLVGYTNAGKSTLFNALVKARAYAADQLFATLDTTTRQLYLGDAARSVSLSDTVGFIRDLPHGLIDAFAATLQEAADADLLLHVVDGANPEYLEQIEQVQRVLSEIGAADVPQILVFNKLDAIEKDSFPLHMKDLFELRDAFEGSSRSVNRVFVSAQTGEGLPLLRALLADHAANPPAEEIPHAMEDLA, encoded by the coding sequence GTGAACGCCAAGCCGCCCCTCGTTCTTCTGGTGGGGGTAGATTTGGGGCTCCCGAACTTTGATGCCGATCTGCAGGAACTGGGTTTGCTCGCGCAAACAGCGGGCCTGCAGCCTGTCGCGCGCGTCACCTGCAAGCGCAGGGCCCCGGACGCCGCCCTTTTCATCGGCACCGGCAAGGCAGACGAAATCAAGTTGCTGGCGCTGGACACCGGGGCCACTGAAGTCCTGTTCGACCAGTCCCTGAGTCCCGCGCAACAGCGCAACCTCGAGCGGCATCTGGATATGCCGGTCAATGACCGGACCTTGCTGATCCTTGAGATCTTTGCCCAGCGGGCTCGCAGTCACGAGGGCAAGCTGCAGGTGGAACTGGCCAGGCTGCAATACATGTCTACGCGTCTTGTGCGCCGGTGGTCCCACCTGGAGCGCCAAACCGGCGGCGCGGGTGTGCGCGGCGGCCCAGGTGAAAAGCAGATCGAGCTCGACAAGCGCATGATCGGCGACGCCATCAAACGCACCAAAGAGCGCCTGGGCAAGGTTAAAAAACAACGCCAGACCCAGCGAAAGCAGCGGGAGCGCCGCAATTCCTTCACGATTTCCCTAGTGGGATATACCAACGCGGGTAAATCAACCCTGTTCAATGCGCTGGTCAAGGCGCGCGCCTATGCCGCCGACCAGCTGTTCGCCACGCTGGATACAACGACCCGGCAGCTGTACCTTGGGGACGCAGCCCGCTCCGTGTCGCTGTCGGACACGGTGGGCTTTATACGCGACCTGCCCCATGGACTGATAGACGCGTTTGCCGCGACGCTGCAGGAGGCCGCAGACGCCGACTTGCTGCTGCACGTGGTCGACGGCGCCAATCCGGAATACCTGGAGCAGATTGAGCAGGTCCAGCGTGTACTCTCTGAGATCGGTGCTGCCGATGTGCCGCAAATACTGGTGTTCAACAAGCTCGACGCTATTGAAAAGGACAGTTTTCCCCTGCACATGAAGGACCTGTTTGAGTTGAGAGACGCCTTTGAGGGTTCAAGCCGCAGCGTTAATCGTGTTTTTGTGAGTGCCCAGACAGGGGAGGGCTTGCCACTTTTGCGGGCGTTGCTGGCTGACCATGCGGCAAATCCTCCGGCTGAGGAAATACCCCACGCCATGGAAGACCTTGCCTGA
- the hflC gene encoding protease modulator HflC: MNRVGFIVSSLLVLLALLSSTLFVVDQRQFGVVYALGQIKDVITEPGLHFKLPPPFQNVSYIDKRLLVLDSVDAEPMLTAEKQRVVIDWYVRWRITQPSEYIRNVGLDEKAGANQLNRVVRNAFQEEINKRTVKDLLSLKREALMADVKREVLQAVQGAQPWGVDVVDVRITRVDYVEAITDSVYKRMVAERQRVANELRSTGAAEGEKIRADADRQREVTIANAYRDAQKVKGEGDAEAARAYAESFGRDPQFAQFYRSLDAYKASFSKKSDVMVLDPSSDFFKAMRGPGSGSGAAPAKK; encoded by the coding sequence GTGAATAGAGTTGGATTTATTGTTTCTTCGCTGCTGGTCCTCCTGGCGCTGCTCAGTTCCACGTTGTTTGTGGTTGATCAACGCCAGTTTGGCGTGGTCTATGCCCTGGGGCAGATCAAGGACGTGATCACGGAGCCGGGCCTTCATTTCAAGCTGCCGCCGCCGTTCCAGAATGTGTCATACATCGACAAACGCCTCCTGGTGCTCGACAGCGTTGATGCGGAACCCATGCTGACGGCTGAGAAGCAGCGCGTTGTGATCGACTGGTATGTGCGTTGGCGCATCACGCAGCCGAGCGAATACATCCGCAATGTCGGGCTTGACGAAAAGGCGGGTGCCAACCAGCTCAACCGTGTGGTCCGCAACGCCTTCCAGGAAGAAATCAACAAGCGCACCGTCAAGGATTTGCTGTCGCTCAAACGCGAAGCGCTGATGGCCGACGTCAAGCGCGAAGTGCTGCAGGCAGTGCAGGGCGCCCAGCCCTGGGGTGTGGACGTCGTCGACGTGCGCATCACGCGCGTGGACTATGTAGAGGCGATCACCGATTCCGTCTACAAGCGTATGGTCGCCGAGCGCCAGCGCGTAGCCAACGAACTGCGCTCAACCGGCGCTGCCGAAGGTGAAAAAATCCGCGCCGACGCCGACCGCCAGCGTGAAGTCACCATTGCCAATGCCTACCGCGACGCGCAAAAAGTCAAAGGTGAGGGCGACGCCGAAGCTGCCCGGGCGTATGCCGAATCGTTCGGCCGCGATCCGCAGTTCGCCCAGTTTTACCGCAGCCTCGATGCCTACAAGGCCAGCTTCAGCAAGAAGAGCGACGTGATGGTGCTCGACCCCTCATCCGACTTCTTCAAGGCGATGCGCGGCCCCGGCTCCGGCAGCGGCGCTGCGCCCGCCAAAAAATAA
- the der gene encoding ribosome biogenesis GTPase Der produces MKPVIALVGRPNVGKSTLFNRLTKTRDAIVADFAGLTRDRHYGNGKLGPHEYIVIDTGGFEPDATTGIYKEMAKQTRQAVAEADVVVFVVDARAGISAQDHDIANYLRKLGKPTVLTANKAEGMTEGVQLSEFFELGLGEVLAVSASHGQGMRTLVDMALEPLNLPDPEEEAEPQDPSVIRLAVAGRPNVGKSTLINTWLGEERLVAFDLPGTTRDTISVPFERAGQKFELIDTAGLRRKGKVFEAIEKFSVVKTLQAIENANVVLLLLDATQGVTDQDAHIAGYILESGRSVVLAVNKSDAVDSYQRELLERSIETRLGFLKFASIHPISAIKRQGLGPVWKSIIQAHASANRKMSTPVLTRLLLEAVQFQQPQRSGVFRPKMRYAHQGGMNPPIIIIHGNSLEHVTESYKRYLEGRFRKEFDLVGTPLRIQMKSSHNPFKDKESA; encoded by the coding sequence ATGAAACCTGTCATTGCGCTAGTCGGCCGTCCCAATGTGGGCAAATCGACGCTTTTTAACCGGCTGACCAAGACGCGGGATGCGATCGTGGCCGATTTTGCCGGCCTGACACGGGATCGTCATTACGGTAACGGCAAGCTGGGGCCTCACGAGTACATCGTCATCGACACGGGCGGATTCGAGCCCGACGCGACAACCGGCATCTACAAAGAAATGGCCAAGCAGACGCGCCAGGCGGTTGCTGAAGCCGACGTGGTGGTCTTTGTGGTCGATGCCCGCGCCGGCATCAGCGCCCAGGACCACGACATTGCCAACTACCTGCGCAAGCTGGGCAAACCGACCGTACTGACGGCCAACAAGGCCGAAGGCATGACCGAAGGCGTGCAGCTGTCCGAGTTTTTCGAGCTTGGCCTGGGCGAAGTGCTGGCGGTCTCCGCCTCGCACGGCCAGGGTATGCGTACCCTGGTGGATATGGCGCTCGAACCGCTCAATCTGCCAGACCCGGAAGAAGAGGCCGAACCGCAGGATCCTTCGGTTATACGCCTGGCTGTGGCGGGGCGCCCCAATGTGGGGAAATCCACCCTGATCAACACCTGGCTGGGTGAAGAACGGCTGGTGGCGTTTGACCTGCCCGGCACGACCCGTGACACCATTTCGGTGCCTTTTGAGCGGGCAGGGCAAAAATTTGAACTGATCGATACCGCCGGGCTTCGCCGTAAAGGCAAAGTCTTCGAGGCCATCGAAAAGTTCTCCGTCGTCAAAACCTTGCAGGCGATCGAGAACGCCAACGTTGTACTGCTCCTGCTGGACGCGACCCAGGGGGTGACCGACCAGGATGCGCATATCGCCGGTTACATCCTGGAAAGCGGCCGCTCCGTGGTGCTGGCCGTCAACAAGTCGGATGCGGTGGACTCTTACCAGCGTGAGCTTCTTGAGCGTTCCATCGAAACCCGGTTGGGTTTCCTGAAGTTCGCTTCAATCCACCCGATTTCCGCCATCAAGCGCCAGGGCCTGGGCCCGGTCTGGAAGTCCATCATCCAGGCCCACGCATCGGCCAACCGCAAGATGTCCACCCCGGTGCTGACCCGGCTGCTGCTGGAGGCCGTCCAGTTTCAGCAGCCCCAGCGTTCAGGTGTCTTCCGGCCCAAGATGCGGTATGCGCACCAGGGCGGCATGAATCCACCGATCATCATCATCCACGGCAACTCGCTCGAGCACGTAACCGAGTCGTACAAGCGCTACCTTGAAGGGCGCTTCCGCAAGGAGTTCGACCTGGTTGGAACGCCGCTGCGCATTCAGATGAAAAGCTCGCACAACCCCTTTAAGGACAAGGAATCGGCCTAG
- the hflK gene encoding FtsH protease activity modulator HflK → MNLNPVLQTLTTLPGRLKQRAQGMFNLNDPRWGRDDDKASPDDAKPEAPREDREPPRQANRPQGQGPNQGPPDLDELWRDFNRKLGGLFGGGKNNPNRGGFGRGNGGNNGGNGGGFQPDMKSAGIGVGLIASVAVLIWLGTGFFIVQEGQQAVITQFGKYHSTVGAGFNWRMPYPVQRHEIVVVTQIRSVDVGRDIIIKATGLRDSAMLTEDENIVEIKFAVQYRLNDARAYLFESKDPGAAVVQAAETAVREVVGKMKMDLALAEERDQIGPRVRVLMQTILDRYKVGVEVVGINLQQSGVRPPEQVQAAFDDVLKAGQERERAKNEAQAYANNVIPRAVGSASRLKEESEAYKAKIVAQAQGDAQRFRSVLTEYQKAPQVTRDRMYTDTMQQVYSNVTKVLVESRQGSNLLYLPLDKIMQMTAQGDAAAAGEAPLASGSALPATPAAPVSSLPLDARSRDTARSRERETR, encoded by the coding sequence ATGAATCTGAACCCCGTGCTGCAGACGTTGACGACCTTGCCAGGCCGGCTCAAGCAACGCGCCCAAGGCATGTTCAATCTCAATGATCCGCGCTGGGGTCGGGACGATGACAAGGCGTCGCCCGATGACGCAAAGCCCGAAGCCCCCCGGGAGGACAGGGAGCCTCCCCGGCAAGCCAACCGTCCGCAGGGGCAAGGCCCCAATCAGGGCCCGCCCGACCTGGACGAGCTCTGGCGTGATTTCAACCGCAAGCTGGGCGGGCTTTTCGGCGGCGGCAAAAACAACCCCAATCGCGGTGGCTTTGGCCGCGGCAATGGCGGAAACAACGGCGGCAACGGCGGCGGTTTCCAGCCTGACATGAAAAGCGCCGGCATCGGCGTTGGGCTGATCGCCAGCGTGGCGGTGCTGATCTGGCTCGGAACGGGCTTTTTCATCGTTCAGGAAGGGCAGCAAGCCGTCATCACCCAGTTCGGTAAATACCATTCCACAGTGGGCGCCGGTTTCAACTGGCGCATGCCTTATCCGGTCCAACGCCACGAAATCGTCGTGGTCACGCAAATCCGTTCGGTGGATGTGGGCCGCGACATCATCATCAAGGCCACCGGCCTGCGTGATTCAGCCATGCTGACCGAAGACGAGAACATCGTTGAAATCAAGTTTGCGGTGCAGTACCGTCTGAACGACGCGCGCGCTTACCTGTTTGAAAGCAAGGATCCCGGTGCCGCGGTGGTTCAAGCGGCGGAAACGGCCGTGCGTGAAGTGGTCGGAAAAATGAAGATGGACCTGGCCCTCGCTGAAGAGCGCGACCAGATCGGGCCGCGTGTGCGCGTCTTGATGCAAACCATTCTTGACCGCTACAAGGTCGGTGTTGAAGTGGTGGGCATCAACCTCCAGCAAAGCGGTGTGAGGCCTCCCGAACAGGTGCAGGCCGCATTCGATGACGTGCTCAAGGCCGGCCAGGAGCGTGAGCGCGCCAAGAATGAGGCCCAGGCCTACGCCAACAACGTGATTCCGCGCGCCGTCGGTTCGGCCTCGCGCCTCAAGGAAGAGTCGGAAGCCTACAAGGCAAAGATCGTCGCGCAGGCACAGGGTGATGCGCAGCGCTTTCGCTCTGTGCTGACCGAATACCAGAAGGCGCCGCAGGTGACGCGGGACCGGATGTACACCGACACGATGCAGCAGGTCTATTCCAACGTTACCAAGGTGCTGGTCGAATCCCGCCAGGGCTCCAACCTTCTGTACCTTCCTCTGGACAAGATCATGCAAATGACCGCGCAGGGCGACGCAGCTGCCGCAGGCGAAGCGCCGCTGGCTTCCGGTTCGGCCTTGCCGGCCACCCCGGCCGCGCCGGTGTCCAGCCTGCCCCTCGATGCCCGCTCCCGCGACACCGCTCGTTCGCGTGAACGCGAAACACGCTAA
- the bamB gene encoding outer membrane protein assembly factor BamB: MIYQSFRPLAQAARPLSAIVLIAALGGCSFFGGGPVKPQPAELQPVSALVSARQVWSSRVGKVDFPLETGVSGTSVAIASGDGTVALLDTQTGRDFWRLALNTPLAAGAGNDGKVVAVVSKANEVIALQGGKELWRQKLVAQAFTAPFVAGGRVFVLAADRSVNAFDGQNGRKLWTQQRPNEPLILRQSGVMLAVGDTLVVGLGGRLVGLNPTNGSVRWEAPIATPRGINDVERLVDMVGRVSRQGDVVCARAFQASVGCVNAARGSLIWAKPANGVEGVDGDDRLVFGSEADGTVNAWRRTDGERAWSTDRLRYRSLSAPVVVGRSIAIGDFAGYIHLLSREDGSLLNRLPTDGTAIAATPVLAGNTLIAVTQGGGIYGFQPQ, translated from the coding sequence ATGATTTATCAGTCTTTTAGGCCTCTAGCCCAGGCGGCGCGTCCACTTTCAGCTATTGTTTTGATAGCGGCTCTGGGTGGGTGCTCCTTTTTTGGTGGTGGCCCCGTCAAGCCCCAGCCGGCAGAACTCCAGCCCGTGAGCGCCCTGGTATCTGCACGCCAGGTGTGGAGCAGCCGGGTAGGAAAGGTTGACTTTCCGCTTGAAACGGGCGTTTCGGGCACCAGCGTGGCGATTGCAAGCGGTGACGGTACCGTGGCCTTGCTCGATACCCAGACTGGCCGTGATTTCTGGCGTCTGGCACTCAATACGCCTTTGGCGGCCGGCGCCGGCAATGACGGCAAGGTCGTTGCCGTAGTCAGCAAGGCCAATGAGGTCATCGCCCTGCAGGGCGGCAAGGAACTCTGGCGCCAAAAACTGGTGGCGCAGGCCTTCACCGCGCCTTTCGTGGCGGGCGGGCGGGTTTTTGTGCTCGCGGCAGATCGGTCGGTGAATGCATTTGACGGACAAAACGGACGCAAACTCTGGACGCAACAGCGCCCCAATGAGCCCCTCATCCTTCGCCAGTCCGGTGTCATGCTGGCAGTCGGCGACACGCTGGTGGTGGGCCTGGGCGGCCGCCTGGTGGGATTGAATCCGACCAACGGCAGCGTCCGCTGGGAGGCTCCCATCGCCACGCCCCGCGGCATTAACGATGTTGAGCGGCTTGTCGACATGGTCGGACGGGTCAGCCGGCAGGGCGACGTGGTCTGCGCGCGGGCTTTCCAGGCCAGTGTTGGATGCGTCAATGCCGCGCGCGGCAGCCTGATCTGGGCCAAACCCGCCAATGGCGTGGAAGGCGTCGATGGCGATGACCGACTGGTCTTCGGCAGCGAAGCGGATGGCACGGTGAACGCATGGCGCCGCACCGACGGCGAACGAGCGTGGTCTACAGACCGCCTGCGCTACCGCAGCCTGTCCGCCCCGGTAGTCGTTGGGCGCTCCATCGCCATCGGCGACTTCGCCGGCTACATCCACCTGCTGTCGCGTGAAGACGGCTCCCTGCTGAATCGCCTTCCGACCGACGGCACCGCCATTGCCGCCACACCCGTGCTGGCCGGCAACACGCTGATCGCCGTGACCCAGGGTGGCGGCATTTACGGCTTCCAGCCTCAATAA
- a CDS encoding DUF2065 domain-containing protein: MDADTIWQALALVLVIEGLLPFISPGGWRRMFEQILALGDGQIRFFGLCSIVIGLVLLALLA, encoded by the coding sequence GTGGACGCAGACACCATCTGGCAGGCGCTGGCTCTGGTGCTGGTGATTGAAGGGCTCTTGCCGTTCATCTCCCCGGGTGGCTGGCGTCGCATGTTCGAGCAGATACTCGCCCTGGGCGACGGCCAGATCCGCTTCTTCGGGCTGTGCAGCATCGTGATCGGTCTGGTGCTGCTGGCCCTGCTGGCCTGA
- the hfq gene encoding RNA chaperone Hfq, with the protein MNTENIVSNNKGQLLQDPFLNTLRREHVPVSIYLVNGIKLQGQIESFDQYVVLLRNTVTQMVYKHAISTIVPGRAVNFATSESEESPAS; encoded by the coding sequence TTGAACACGGAAAATATCGTGAGCAACAACAAAGGCCAGCTCTTGCAGGACCCATTTCTCAACACCTTGCGTCGCGAGCATGTTCCTGTTTCCATTTATCTCGTCAACGGGATCAAATTGCAGGGCCAGATCGAATCCTTCGATCAATACGTGGTTCTGCTTCGCAACACTGTGACCCAGATGGTCTACAAGCATGCGATCTCCACCATCGTTCCGGGTCGCGCCGTGAATTTCGCGACCAGTGAGTCTGAAGAAAGCCCCGCCAGCTGA